In a genomic window of Saccharothrix sp. HUAS TT1:
- the moaC gene encoding cyclic pyranopterin monophosphate synthase MoaC → MTNQFTHLDAAGAARMVDVSEKEPTARTAVASGVLRTTDEVVALLGSDGLPKGDALATARIAGIMAAKRTWELVPLCHPIALSGVRVDLELGGAEVRITATVRTTDRTGVEMEALTAVSVAGLTLHDMVKAVDPAASLDAVRVERKEGGKTGLWERP, encoded by the coding sequence ATGACCAACCAGTTCACCCACCTGGACGCCGCCGGCGCGGCTCGCATGGTCGACGTGTCCGAGAAGGAGCCGACCGCGCGCACGGCGGTGGCGTCCGGCGTGCTGCGCACCACCGACGAGGTGGTGGCGCTGCTGGGCAGCGACGGGCTGCCCAAGGGCGACGCGCTGGCCACCGCCCGGATCGCCGGGATCATGGCCGCCAAGCGGACCTGGGAACTGGTGCCGCTGTGCCACCCGATCGCGCTGTCGGGGGTGAGGGTGGACCTGGAGCTGGGCGGGGCTGAGGTGAGGATCACCGCGACGGTCCGCACGACGGACCGCACGGGGGTGGAGATGGAGGCGCTGACGGCCGTGTCGGTGGCCGGGCTGACGCTGCACGACATGGTGAAGGCGGTCGACCCGGCGGCGTCGCTGGACGCGGTGCGGGTGGAGCGCAAGGAGGGCGGCAAGACCGGCCTGTGGGAGCGCC